From the genome of Vigna angularis cultivar LongXiaoDou No.4 chromosome 11, ASM1680809v1, whole genome shotgun sequence, one region includes:
- the LOC108333731 gene encoding uncharacterized protein LOC108333731, whose translation MGGGVKSAVAKFTATGIRSVVPPVQSSVQSASEVSPADCGEDSTARVVSGSVPCFDEATTELKHALHKKYLSSNSTEYQGFALPNQISVLSPSHSGLKNKDSVFQAFQLFSESSEAQNVVASIACDPNVWNAMVQNPKLQDFFHAQQTDGFEVERSFDEKVEDLPYSYSVYSLVNLLNILRNVKFTVVEMIAACQFTFRISLGS comes from the exons ATGGGTGGTGGAGTGAAGAGTGCGGTGGCCAAGTTCACTGCCACCGGGATCAGAAGCGTCGTGCCGCCTGTCCAGTCATCTGTTCAGAGTGCTTCTGAAGTGTCACCGGCAGACTGCGGTGAAGACAGTACGGCGAGGGTGGTGTCAGGCAGTGTTCCTTGTTTTGATGAAGCCACAACTGAACTAAAACATGCTCTACATAA GAAATACCTATCTTCAAACTCCACCGAATACCAAGGCTTTGCTCTTCCTAATCAAATATCTGTTCTGTCACCTTCTCATTCTGGTTTGAAGAACAAAGATAGTGTTTTTCAGGCTTTTCAATTGTTTAGTGAAAGTTCAGAAGCTCAG AATGTTGTGGCTTCTATTGCCTGTGACCCAAATGTATGGAATGCGATGGTGCAAAATCCTAAACTACAAGATTTCTTCCATGCACAGCAGACAG ATGGTTTTGAAGTAGAGAGAAGTTTTGATGAAAAAGTTGAAGACTTACCTTATTCTTATTCAGTGTATTCTCTTGTCAATTTGCTAAATATTCTCCGCAATGTAAAGTTTACCGTAGTTGAAATGATTGCA